One segment of Natronosalvus halobius DNA contains the following:
- a CDS encoding multiprotein bridging factor aMBF1 — protein sequence MVQCEMCGAETSSPKTIKVEGAKLDVCSNCTDFGTEVKTASASSTSTKYSTGSGSGSGSGSGSGGGTSSGGRSSGSGGSRRRDMFDEMDEIVTDYDDRIRRAREKKDLSQSDLANELNEKASLIRKLERGDTLPSDRVQSKLERFLEISLTGGSGSSEDSDWDGGSSSGSYTLGDVVKRKD from the coding sequence ATGGTTCAGTGCGAGATGTGTGGCGCCGAGACGTCGTCCCCGAAGACCATCAAAGTCGAAGGCGCGAAGCTGGACGTGTGTTCGAACTGTACCGACTTCGGCACCGAGGTGAAGACAGCCTCCGCTTCGAGCACGTCGACGAAGTACTCGACGGGCTCCGGGTCGGGGTCGGGGTCGGGCTCTGGATCCGGCGGCGGTACCTCGAGCGGCGGTCGCTCCTCGGGGTCCGGTGGCTCGCGTCGTCGCGACATGTTCGACGAGATGGACGAGATCGTCACCGACTACGACGACCGTATTCGTCGGGCGAGAGAGAAGAAGGACCTCAGTCAGTCCGACCTCGCGAACGAACTCAACGAGAAGGCGAGTCTGATCCGCAAACTCGAGCGCGGGGATACCTTGCCCAGCGACCGCGTCCAGAGCAAACTCGAGCGATTCCTCGAAATCAGCCTCACCGGTGGATCCGGGTCGAGCGAGGACAGTGACTGGGATGGTGGCTCCTCGAGCGGGAGTTACACGCTCGGTGACGTCGTCAAGCGCAAGGATTGA
- a CDS encoding ABC transporter permease, with amino-acid sequence MRLGRILAQRLALGAIAAWAVLTVMFALFAATEDWVLDRRLALAAYGGADPDELESIRQSYLANRGLDRPLTEQYVDWMGNMITLEWGNSFQSGEAVFPLVREATLETALYVVPAIVLATTLGLAVGVYAAMNVRSIRGNGAMGIVYLLFAIPNFWAGFLILSASATAGATFRWGSEFNWIVETELPFLYGRVLPVVLVTTTLLAAIVSYARAYARQYYTADLTKLVRAKGGGRLDVARHVLRNAAIPLLSLVFAETLALLAISVIIIEAVFGIGGLGSLFYNAVWARDLPVMMGVTVVIVAFGIVGNVVQDLAYSLLDPRVDTGSR; translated from the coding sequence GTGAGATTGGGGCGAATTCTGGCTCAGCGTCTCGCGCTGGGGGCGATTGCCGCCTGGGCCGTGCTCACGGTGATGTTCGCACTGTTCGCCGCGACCGAAGACTGGGTGCTCGACAGACGACTCGCGCTCGCGGCCTACGGCGGTGCTGACCCCGACGAACTCGAGTCTATTCGCCAGTCGTACCTCGCCAACCGAGGGCTCGACAGACCGCTCACCGAGCAGTACGTCGACTGGATGGGAAACATGATCACCCTGGAGTGGGGCAATTCCTTCCAGAGCGGCGAGGCCGTGTTTCCGCTGGTCCGCGAGGCCACCCTCGAGACGGCGCTGTACGTCGTCCCGGCAATCGTGCTGGCGACGACGCTCGGGCTGGCAGTCGGCGTCTACGCCGCCATGAACGTGCGCTCGATTCGCGGCAACGGAGCCATGGGAATCGTGTACCTGCTGTTTGCGATCCCGAACTTCTGGGCCGGCTTCCTCATCCTGAGCGCGTCCGCGACTGCCGGCGCTACCTTCAGGTGGGGAAGCGAGTTCAACTGGATCGTCGAGACCGAGTTACCGTTTCTCTACGGGCGCGTGCTTCCGGTCGTCCTGGTGACGACGACGCTACTCGCTGCAATCGTCAGCTACGCTCGAGCGTACGCCCGCCAGTACTACACCGCGGACCTCACCAAACTCGTTCGCGCGAAAGGCGGTGGACGGCTCGACGTCGCCAGACACGTGTTACGAAACGCGGCGATCCCGTTGCTCTCGCTCGTGTTCGCCGAGACGCTCGCACTGCTCGCGATTTCGGTGATCATCATCGAAGCGGTCTTTGGCATCGGGGGGCTTGGCTCGCTCTTCTACAACGCCGTCTGGGCGCGCGACCTCCCCGTCATGATGGGCGTGACGGTCGTCATCGTCGCCTTCGGCATCGTCGGCAACGTCGTTCAGGACCTGGCGTACTCACTCCTCGATCCTCGAGTGGACACCGGGTCGCGGTGA